The window AGCTCAGTGGACAGTGAGCGCTACTCGTCTCTCGTGAAGTCTGTCATGTCGTCCAGGGTCAGTGCCCAAACCCCGGAGACCCTCCAAGCGGAGGACGACCACATCTATGGACCTGTTGTCAAAGCTCAAACGCCCTCCTCAAGACCAGAGCCGAGGGTACCCAAAACCCTGCATCCCTTCTTACACCTTAAAGAGACTGTAGACCCGGAGTACCCAGAGTCAGGACCTCCAGCCCGGATTTCGTTGAACCGGGCAAGCAGACCTCTCGTGCCGAGTGTGACCCGCATTCTCCAGCAGACGCTTTCCCCAGAGCAGATCTTCTACCTGGACAggtggaagaggaagatgatCGCAGAGCTTGGGGAGGAAGGCTTCAAAGAATACAGCCAGAGTAAGTTTTGTAACAGCAATGTAAGCTGCTATTGAATTATTTGTGGTGTGGTGACTTAGTTGTGGGGGTCTGTAGAGGCAGGACGAACTGAAAAGTGAccaaaagttgttgttgttttcaatcaGATTTATTTAGGCAAGGGAAGCTTTTCCATTCAGCTTTGGAGGACATCCTGGCGTCAGGTGCAACTTGGAAGAACAGAAATCCTTCGGAGACTTCAGAGTATCCACCTGAGGTACAGGGATACTTGGAGAGCATCTCTCACATACTGGAGGATGTCACGGCCGTGAGAGCCACTGAAAGCACTGTGCATCACGACACGCTGAACTATCTAGGAATTGTGGATTGCGTTGCCCGCTACAGGTAAATATTGTGGTTTGCAGACTAAGGTCGACTCTGCTATTTCTATACCAGACTTGACTTGATTGCACATTTTTTATCTGCAGGGGTGTACTATGTCTTATTGACTGGAAGACCTCAGAGAAGCCCAAACCATTCCTGGGCAACACATATGACAACCCGGTTCAGGTGGCAGCCTATGCTGGTGCTTTGAACAATGATGGCAACTACAAATACCAGGTGAGACAAATGATGCGATgatcttttatttctctgcttTTCACCCAGATTGTTTACATATATCACTCAGCCTAAAGTGAGATTCTGCACAAGGAACATAAATGAAAGaatagtaaataaacaaatttaatCTGTCTAATTATTGTATGTC is drawn from Anoplopoma fimbria isolate UVic2021 breed Golden Eagle Sablefish chromosome 6, Afim_UVic_2022, whole genome shotgun sequence and contains these coding sequences:
- the mgme1 gene encoding mitochondrial genome maintenance exonuclease 1 isoform X2, which translates into the protein MLTLKRVVCVGGTIAPLCTALSASSFSAGCFLIAPKRLSPYSSVDSERYSSLVKSVMSSRVSAQTPETLQAEDDHIYGPVVKAQTPSSRPEPRVPKTLHPFLHLKETVDPEYPESGPPARISLNRASRPLVPSVTRILQQTLSPEQIFYLDRWKRKMIAELGEEGFKEYSQNLFRQGKLFHSALEDILASGATWKNRNPSETSEYPPEVQGYLESISHILEDVTAVRATESTVHHDTLNYLGIVDCVARYRGVLCLIDWKTSEKPKPFLGNTYDNPVQVAAYAGALNNDGNYKYQVENGLIVVAYKDGSPAHAHQLSSELMLEYWKTWLLRLEEFTEQR
- the mgme1 gene encoding mitochondrial genome maintenance exonuclease 1 isoform X1, which encodes MLTLKRVVCVGGTIAPLCTALSASSFSAGCFLIAPKRLSPYSSVDSERYSSLVKSVMSSRVSAQTPETLQAEDDHIYGPVVKAQTPSSRPEPRVPKTLHPFLHLKETVDPEYPESGPPARISLNRASRPLVPSVTRILQQTLSPEQIFYLDRWKRKMIAELGEEGFKEYSQNLFRQGKLFHSALEDILASGATWKNRNPSETSEYPPEVQGYLESISHILEDVTAVRATESTVHHDTLNYLGIVDCVARYRGVLCLIDWKTSEKPKPFLGNTYDNPVQVAAYAGALNNDGNYKYQVENGLIVVAYKDGSPAHAHQLSSELMLEYWKTWLLRLEEFTEQRSSQASRAFVQKR